DNA from Panthera leo isolate Ple1 chromosome D2, P.leo_Ple1_pat1.1, whole genome shotgun sequence:
GgttcattttctccttcccttaaCTTCATTTACCTCTTGCTGACAGGGACACTGGGGAGGGctgctcttcctttctccaaaCTATTAGGTGCATCTCAGAGCTCTCTGTTTCCAGATAACAGGTTGGTGGTACAGCGTGCGCACCTCAGCCTCACACAGCAGCGCCAGCGGACACACGGGCCGTAGCAATGGGCAGTCAGAGGTAGCGGCCCATGCATGTGCCAGCATGTGTGATGAGATGGTCACACTGTGGAGGCTAGCTGTTTTGGACCCTGCACTCAGCCCCCAGCGGTGAGTCTCCCCCTAGGCTCATCACAGCACGGATATTGGGCCAGCCCAGGACAGTCCAAGGCCTCATATCATGTGCACATAGAAACGTACTATTCTTCTAGTCCTAGGGAAATGGGAGGTACTGAGCGTTAAGGTTACCAGTGATTTAGGCGTCCTTTTTCTGAGaagctctcttcctttcctcccttaaaTAGCTCCCACTTTCCCAAATACCTGAGTATTGGAGTGATGTGTATGAGCTGGCTCAAGAAGTTCTTCCCTGGGTCCCTTCCTGTACCCTCCTTCTGGGGGTTATGCCTGCTCTATCTCCTTCCATCCCTTCTCAGAGCAGAATGTAGCCCCCCAGCAACCTCCCCCAACTTTGTTCCCACAGCCGCCGGGAATTGTGTGCCCAGCTACGCCAGTGGCAACTGAAGGTGATTGAGAATGTGAAGCGGGGACAGCACAAAAAGACCCTGGAGCGGCTCTTCCCTGGCTTCCGGCCAGCGGTGGAGGCCTGCTACTTCAACTGGGAAGAGGCCTATCCACTCCCTGGTGTCACCTACAGTGGCACCGACCGGAAgttggcactgtgctgggcccGAGCCCTGCCCCCTCGGCCAGGTGCCTCCCGATCTGGGGGCCTGGAGGAATCCCGGGAGCGGCCCCGATCTCTTCCTTCTGAGCCAGCTGTGCGGCCCAAGGAGCCTGGGGCCAAGCGCAAGGGATTGGGTGAGGGGGTCCCCTCATCGCAGCGGGGTCCCCGCCGCCTCTCTGCTGAGGGGGGAGATAAGTCTCTGCATAAGATGGGTCCAGGTGGGGGCAAAGCCAAGGCACTGGGTGGGGCTGGCATTGGGGGCAAGGGATCAGCAGGCGGTGGGAGCAAGCGACGGCTGAGCAGCGAAGACAGCTCCCTGGAGCCGGATCTGGCTGAGATGAGCCTGGATGACAGCAGCCTGGCCCTCGGTGCAGAGGCCAGCACCTTTGGTGGATTCCCTGAGAGCCCgccaccctgccctcctcctggTGGCTCCCGTGgtccttccaccttccttcctgaACCCCCAGATACTTATGAAGAAGATGGTGGTGTGTACTTCTCAGAAGGGCCTGAGCCTCCCACAGCCTCTGCTGGCCCCCATGGCCTACTGCCTGGGGAGGTCTGTACCCGGGATGACCTCCCTTCCACAGATGAGAGTGGCAATGGGCTCCCCAAAACCAAAGAGGCAGCCACTGCAGTTGGAGAGGAGGATGATGACTACCAGGCATATTATCTGAATGCCCAGGATGGGGCTGGAGGCGAGGAAGAGAAGGCtgagggcggggctggggaggagcacGACCTGTTTGCTGGGCTGAAGCCACTGGAACAGGAGAGCCGCATGGAGGTGAGGGGACTCTGAGGGGACACTGAGGGTGCTCTTTCGCTACAGCTGGGAGAGGGGCCATCTAGCTCTAATTGGGAATGTCAGGACTGTAGTGAGGCTGTTAGAAGCCTTTAGCGGCTCCTGTCTGGACTCCCTGCCTACAGTCCATTCTTTTCACTGCTTCCATATTGATATTCCTGAAATGTCTGATTGTGTCCCTCTGCTGCTTAAAAGTCTTCAGTGGTTTCCCACTGCCCTTGGCATGACCTGTGAGGCCTCACTTGGTCTGATCTTTGTATGCTTTTTCAGCCTCATCTAGGCATTCTGCCCTTTCTACTACAGTCAGTCGAACCATTCCTCTAGCTTGCCATGCTCTCTCTCGCATCCTTACATTTGCACAGATTGGCCTGTCTGCCTAGAATCTTCTTCCCTCACCTTTCCTGGCTAGCTTCTGTTCTTTCTGCAGGTCTCAGGTATCTTAGAGATCACTTCCTCTAGGAAGTCTTCCCTGAGCTTGCCCCTTTGCCCTAGGTCCCAGTGAAGTATCTTACTCATTTATGCCCCTCTTGGTCTTTCCCAGTGGTAGCTGGCTTCATgctggtttgtgtgtttgtgtgtctgtttctctaaTCAGACTATGAGTTCCTGTGGTATACCCAGGACCAGCATAGGGCCTAGCATATAGCAGGTACTCATGGGATGTTTGCTGCTTGAGTATGAATATGGTGTCCTGCCCCTGGAAGTTGGGGCTTCAACCTGTGTGGTGCCCGTCCTCTCCAGATATTGTTTGCCTGTGCTGAGGCCCTGCATGCGCACGGCTACAGCAGTGAGGCCTCCCGCCTCACTGTGGAGCTTGCCCAGGACCTGCTAGCCAACCCACCTGACCTCAAGGTAGAGCCGCCCCCTGCCAAGGTGAGAGAccccccattcccctctccccccatttATTGCTAACCCTCTTCTATGCCCCACCCCAAGTGAGAGCCTCCTCACTCCACCAAGATGAGTCAGACTCATATGTCTGCTTCCTTGTACTTCCCCTCTTTAGGGCAAGAAGAACAAGGTATCTACGAGCCGTCAGACCTGGGTGGCTACCAACACCCTGACGAAGGCAGCTTTCCTGTTGACAGTGCTAAGTGAACGCCCAGAGCACCACAACCTGGCCTTCCGAGTTGGCATGTTTGCCTTGGAGCTACAGCGGCCCCCAGCTTCTACCAAGGCCTTGGAGGTCGGAGGTTCCATCAGCCTTGTACTGCAGTCTCCTCAGAGACTCCTCAGAGACTTACAGCTTGATCTCTACTGAAGTGTTAGGGGTCTGAGCTTCTTCCTGTATTCTTAGGTGAAGCTGGCATACCAGGAGTCTGAGGTGGCTGCCCTGCTCAAGAAGATTCCTCTGGGTCCAAGTGAGATGAGTACCATGCGGTGCCGGGCAGAGGAGCTTCGGGAGGGGACACTCTGTGACTATCGGCCCGTTTTGCCTCTCATGCTGGCCAGTTTCATCTTTGACGTTCTCTGTGCTCCAGGTATGGTGCATGACTCTACTCGAGTGGGGATCTTGGGTAGGAGTAGTTTTCTCTAAGGAGAAACCAAGAGGCCCAAGGCTCTGAATTATCCTTAGGACCCATCAGGCAACTTCATGAGTGGTCTGGAATGATGAGGGTCTTGGGTTGCctacatttcattctttccagtGACACTtctttctgcctgacttattccACCTTTCATCCAGTGGTTTCTCCCACGGGTTCCCGGCCACCAAGTCGTAACTGGAACAACGAGATGCCTGGGGAtgaggagctgggatttgaagcaGCAGTTGCTGCCTTAGGTGAGTCTGGAGTATCTTGAGCACTTCTGTGAGCTAGTTGGCCCAGGCCTTGAAGGGCATGAGACATGGTCCCTGTTTGAAGGGGTGGTATGGTAGTGGGACAGCCAGAATGTGACATGTTTGAACCAGGTAGTACAGTCAAGAATTTAGGGACAAAAGGTGTGCTATGGCACacaaaatgtaagaaaaggaTTCAGGAAGGGTATAGAATACGGAATGTAGGTCAAAAGATCAGTTAAGTTTTTGGTAAGGGGACAAAACACCATGAATAAAGACAGGGACCATCAAGTCTTAATGAGGGCAAGGAGTCAAACTTCCTTGAAGTGATGGGTATGCCATGAAGGTAGAGTGGGCCAATTATGAAGGTCTTAAAAAGCAGATCAGAGCTAAGGCCGGATGTAATAGGCAATTGGGACCTTCCACGGGGGATGTGGGTTGGACCAGGAGAACTCCTTATCTCACATATGCTGGTGGCTGGGCAGCCCTGGCCTGTTCACTTTTGCTGTCTTGGGAGTTATGGCCATTCTCAGTCCCTATGAGAGCCTTCTTCTCACAGGTATGAAGACAACAGTGAGCGAGGCAGAGCATCCCCTCCTGTGTGAAGGCACACGTCGGGAGAAGGGTGACCTGGCACTGGCACTAATGATCACTTACAAGGATGATCAAGCCAAGCTCAAAAAGGTAGGGACTGAAGTACTAGGATTTTGACAGGCAGAGAGCAAAATTTTACCCTTTCTCAGAGGATTGCAGTCCAATGAGGAAAGGGCTATACTGCCCATAGGGGATAAGTGGAAAATCTTGGGGACACCTGATAAAGAATAAGACCAATGGTTCTCGTAGGAGTGCTTGGGCAggggatgaaagaaaagaagcagttactcatttatttcaatatttactgaatatcaaTTTAGTCAGTCCTGTGTTAAGTGTTAGGATATCAAGATATGTAAGCCGGTGCCTATCATCCAGGAGGTTCTCCTATGGTTGTGACTGGGGAAGGCTTCCCGAAGAGGTAGTATTAAGCTGTTTCAAAGAGAAAGTAAGGTAATAGAAATAGAAGTGAGGATATAAAGGGCATCCTGTCactgcttctctcttcttcagaTCTTAGACAAACTCTTGGACCGAGAGAGCCAGACGCATAAGCCCCAGACACTGAGTTCATTCTACTCATCCAGCCGCCCAGCCACAGCCAGCCAGAGGTCTCCTTCAAAGCATGGGGGCCCATCTgccccaggcgccctgcaacCCCTGACCCCGGGCTCTGCAGGGCCTCCTCAGCCAGGGAATgtggcaggggctgggccaggccccaCTGAGGGCTTCACAGAGAAGAATGTGCCTGGTGAGGTGGGGGCACTGGGCAGGGGGGGATGAATGGTATGGATTCATGTTGGGGTCCCCTTTCCTTGGCTTATCCCAATGTCCTATTTTCCCCACCTAGAAAGTTCCCCACATTCTCCCTGTGAGGGCCTCCCATCTGAGGCAGCTTTGACCCCAAGGGCGGAAGGGAAGGTTCCCAGCCGCCTGGCACTTGGCAGTCGTGGAGGCTACAATGGACGGGGTTGGGGCTCCCCAGGGCGGCCTAAGAAGAAACACACAGGTATGACAGCCTGTGGGATGACATGGAGGGAGGGATTTCCTGAAGTGTGAATTCTGTAACTTCTAGCTTCTGAGACTGATTTGTCTTGGGGAGTTAGGCATGGCCAGCATTGACAGCAGTGCCCCTGAAACAACATCGGATAGTTCTCCCACCTTAAGCCGGAGGCCACTTCGAGGGGGCTGGGCCCCCACCTCCTGGGGCCGAGGACAGGACAGTGACAGCATTAGCAGCTCTTCCTCGGACTCTCTGGGCTCCTCATCCTCCAGTGGAAGTCGCCGGGCCAGTGCCAGTGGAGGGGCCCGGGCAAAGACCGTTGAAGTTGGCAGGTCAGTGGAAGAAATACTCCTCTCATCTGGCCCACCCTCAGAGTCACATCCCTGGTGTAATCCAACTATTGTCCCCCCAGCGACACCACTTATCCTGCTCTTTTCTGCCTACCTGGACACCCATTTCAGAGAAACCCCAATCCCCGTCCCTACCCCATTGCCCCCTCAGGTACAAGGGCCGCCGTCCCGAGAGTCATGCCCCTCATGTACCCAATCAGCCATCAGAGGCAGCTGCACACTTCTACTTCGAACTGGCGAAGACGGTGCTGATCAAGGCAGGGGGCAACAGCAGCACTTCCATTTTCACACATCCATCTTCCTCAGGGGGCCATCAGGGTCCTCACCGCAACCTGCACCTTTGCGCCTTCGAGATTGGGCTTTATGCCCTTGGCCTGCACAACTTTGTTTCTCCCAACTGGCTCTCACGTACTTATTCTTCGCACGTTTCCTGGATTACAGGTAAACCCAGTATCTTGATTTGGGAATGGGTTGGGGATTAATTGATAGAAATGAGAGTCTTATCCTTGTGGAGTTACTGATCTGACAGAAGACACCAtactaaccacccccccccctttttttttttgctcctttcCTTGAAGGTCAGGCAATGGAGATTGGTAGTGCAGCCCTGACTATACTGGTAGAATGCTGGGATGGACACCTGACGCCCCCTGAGGTTGCATCCCTGGCTGACAGGGCATCACGGGCACGAGACTCCAATATGGTGAGGGCAGCAGCGGAGTTAGCCCTAAGCTGCCTGCCTCATGCCCATGCATTGAACCCCAATGAGATCCAGCGGGCCCTGGTGCAGTGCAAGGAGCAGGTATTTCTAGGGGCAATCTGGGGACTTGCTTTCAGGTATCTAGGAAGGGACATGGGGAAAACTAACAGCCCAGCTCGATTTCCAAATCTTAAAGTTCACGAATTTTCTAGTTTGTGCTATTATGGTGACACTTGACATATTAATGCACTTTCACATCCATTACTTCTTTTGCCTTACGACTCTGAGGTTAggattattcctgttttatagataaggaaatggagatcTATAGGTTAGGGACCAAGGTGGTCACCAGGTTGGAATACTTGGGGAAGGCCTTGGGGAGATAGTGGGAACTGGATGGGAGGGAGTGGCTAGGTTAGTTTGGAACTGGGACTGTAAGTAGTTTGGAACTGGTCACCAAGTGTTTGTTCAGTGTGTGAGGCATTCATTGCTCTGACTCTGACCTCTGATGCCTCCCTGGGAACCAGCCAACTCAGAGGGAGATGTTGGAATGTCATTTACAACCATGCTTGAGTAAAGCCCCTCCCCTTAACTTCTGTGCCCCTTCCTTCCAGGATAACCTGATGTTGGAGAAGGCCTGCATGGCAGTGGAAGAAGCGGCTAAGGGTGGGGGTGTATACCCTGAAGTGTTGTTTGAGGTTGCTCACCAGTGGTTCTGGCTATATGAGCAAACAGCAGGTGGCTCATCCACAGCCCGTGAAGGGGCTACAAGCTGTAGTGCCAGTGGGATCAGGGCAGCTGGGGAGGCTGGGCGGGGGCTGCCTGAGGGCAGGGGGGGCCCAGGCACTGAGCCGGTTacagtggcagcagcagcagtgacAGCAGCAGCCACAGTGGTGCCAGTCATCTCAGTGGGGTCCAGTTTATATCCAGGTCCAGGACTGGGGCATGGTCATTCCCCTGGCCTGCACCCCTACACTGCTCTACAGCCCCACCTGCCCTGCAGCCCTCAATACCTCACCCACCCAGCTCACCCTGCCCACCCAATGCCTCATATGCCCCGGCCTGCCGTTTTCCCTGTGCCCAGCTCTGCATACCCACAGGTGAGACCAGTGTTTTGTTGGGGGGTTGGGCACGTGGGAGAACATTAGGAGTTCATGTGGGGTTGGAGTGTGGGGTACTCTGGGAGAATAATAGGACTGTCTTGGTGAGGTGGTGGGGGTCTGGGGGTACTCAGGCCAACCAAGATAAGAAATGTAGGGATACCCACTTGTGGGATGAAGGGGGAGAACCACATCTTAATATAATTTCCTACTCTTTTCCCTGTCTCTAGGGTGTGCATCCTGCCTTCTTGGGGGCTCAGTACCCTTACTCAGTGACTCCCCCCTCACTTGCTGCCACTGCTGTGTCTTTCCCCGTCCCTTCCATGGCACCCATCACAGTACATCCCTACCACACAGAGCCAGGGCTCCCACTGCCCACCAGTGTGGCCTGTGAGTTGTGGGGACAGGGAACAGGTGAATGGAGGGGAGGTACACtgggcaggggagatggggggaggaaCCCTCTCCATCCCTCTTTGGGCTGTGAATTCCTCATATAGCTTTCATCCCACCCTCAGTGAGCAGTGTCCATCCAGCATCCACGTTTCCAGCCATCCAGGGTGCCTCGTTGCCTGCTCTGACTACACAGCCCAGTCCTCTGGTGAGCGGAGGGTTTCCACCACCCGAGGAGGAGACCCACAGTCAGCCTGTCAACCCACACAGCCTACACCACCTGCACGCTGCCTACCGTGTTGGTGAGAAGTCTTTTTTTTGTGCCCCCACCTGCAGTTGTGCCAGAGGCTCTTTAGTGATGCCTCCCTCCCCACGGCTCTTACTTTGTTTGTTGTGGGGTCCGATGTACCAGATTGAGGTGCAGGGTGAAAAGGATGTACCTTCACTATGTGCCCACCCTTTTCTCCCAGGAATGCTGGCACTGGAGATGCTGGGTCGCCGGGCACACAATGATCACCCCAACAACTTCTCCCGCTCCCCCCCCTACACTGATGATGTCAAATGGTTGCTGGGGCTGGCAGCAAAGCTGGGTaacacctcccctccccaggaccATTGTCCGcccccacccactttccccacctTCCTGTCCCAGACCTCCTTCCTAGCTCTTGCTCAGAGTTGAGGCCTTGGTCGGGTATGTGTGCGtgcgcggggggtggggggttaccTCAGctcctggggtggagggaggctctCTGCCAGGCCAGAGCTGAGAGATAAAAGTTGGGTCCCTAGGGCAGAGGTGGCCACCCCCGTCtcatgcccctccccctgccccccaggagtGAACTACGTGCACCAGTTCTGTGTGGGGGCAGCCAAGGGGGTGCTGAGCCCGTTTGTGCTGCAGGAGATCGTCATGGAGACGCTGCAGCGGCTGAGCCCTGCTCATGCCCACAACCACCTGCGTGCCCCGGCCTTCCACCAACTGGTGCAGCGCTGCCAGCAGGCATACATGCAGGTGACAACCCTGGAAGTATGGAGTAGGGTGGAGCACCTCCTGGGCAGGCATGGAACCGATTACCCCGCATGCTAGGGAGGACGGGCCTGGTTCTGTGCTTAGTGGCTCATCCTCTTCCAGTACATTCACCACCGTTTGATTCACCTGACCCCTGCCGACTACGACGACTTTGTGAATGCAATCCGCAGTGCCCGCAGCGCCTTCTGTCTGACACCCATGGGCATGATGCAGTTCAACGACATCCTGCAGAACCTCAAGCGCAGCAAACAGACCAAGGAGCTGTGGCAGCGGGTCTCACTCGAGATGACCACCTTCTCCCCATGAGTCTGGCCCCTCTAGGGTCCTATACAGGGATACAGGCCTGTGGCTATGGGGGCCCCTCACACAGAGGGAGTGAATCTTGGCTGGACAGATCATCCCCACTCAGTTCTCTGGTAGCCCAGACTGGCAGCTGCTCTTGGGCTGTAGCTTGGGGCCAAGATGTCTCAAACCCTAGAAGCCTAGGGTTGGGGGAGACAGCCCTATCTGGGAGGGGGCATTGGGTGGCCTCTGGTATTTATTtggcatttataaatatataaactccTTTTTTACTCTAGTCTGCCTGGGCCTTTGCCTTCTTTCCCTCCATGTGCAGATGAACTTTGAACCGGGGTGGGGGAAAAGACTGATACTTCCTTTATTCTAAGTTTCTCCCACTCCAGTGAggcagacaaaacagaaaaataaggatGTTTATTAAGGACATTTCTAGCCCACAGCTAGGGCTCATACTCAGCTCTATGAGCCACTGTCCGGCCTCATCCCCATTCAATGTGAATGACATTAGGGAGGCCGGGCCACAGGTAGATCCCATTGATcccacagtggggggggggggggggggggggtccctcccATAGCcaggtatagatagatatactGCTGAGAATGAAGAGGGAAATCACTGGATTAATAAGTTCCTCTACACCTTGCCTGGACCCTTTCATTCTCACCCACCTTCAAAGACCATGGGTTGAAGGTGCCTAGTACCATGATGTGGGGTATCAAGGGAAGCCCCTTTATAAGACCCTAGAGGTATGGGAAAGGACTGCCCTTTCCTTCTCAGCCATCCCAGGCCTGGGGGCCACTGAGGTagaaggggcaggggctgggccacTCTAATACCCCTTGtgggccctgctctgggcttGCCCTTTAGGGTAGTGGGGCGCTTTTGCTGGTACAGGAGGCCTGGACATCAGCCCAGACTGGAATGTTGCAGTTCTTCCCGAAGCCATGAGGGCACTGGCTGTCCAAGCCGGCTTAGCAGCTTCGACAGATCCAAATTGTGGTTCCGGAAAAAATCCATAAGAAAAAGGCGGGACTGAGAGGAGAAAAATGGAGGCAGAAATGGTAAGGAGTGGGACGTAGGATGAGACCTCAGAGGTAGAGAGGGATACCTTGTCTGAGGCTTTACTCACCTCAGTGTCCATATCCGGATACCTCCGGCCTTTGCTTTTGCCCAGACAACGAGTCTTCCCACCTTCAAGTCCCTGGCACCAGAATCCCTTATCTTCATCAAACCTGCTCAATAGCAAAAGGGCATTAATTggtagggagaaaagaaaattcaagccCCATAAATGTATATTACCTCTCCCAGCTCACAGGGACACATGTCTCTTCCAAACAGACATGGTCAACCTGTTTCCCCATTTCCCCGATTCCTCCTCCCCTGGGTCATGCTCTCCCACCTGAGGGTCCGTGTGTAGTTCAGAAAGGGTGTGATACCCAGGAACTTCTGGATGCTCTCCATTGAGGCAGCTGGGTTGGTACGCAGCTCTTGCCCATCCACAATCAGCAACTAAAGGGACAGAGATGTAGTTCCCTCTGTATTCCTTAGAAGCCTCTAGGCTGAAGGgacaaagaagggaagggggaccCCAACAAAGGCTACTGGGGGGCATGTACCTGTCCAGAGGGGTAGTAAGTCAGCCAGCGCTGCAGATGGGTGGAATAGTAGCCAGGGACAAGACAGCGGTTCTGCAGGGAGCGAAGTGCCAGAGGGGCCTGAGAGGAGGCTGAAATCACCTGGTAGAAAGTATAATTCAGAGCAGCTGGGTCTCCATGTGCTCGCTGGTGCTGAAGGACAAGGAATAGGAAAGGATGGGTGATTTGATAGAATTATTCTGCCCTACTCTTGATCTGATGAATACACAGCATAGGAATCCCACACCAAAGCAATTTAGTTTCCCTaccctcttcctttctgtctctagcAGTCACCACCTCCCTCACTTAAGCCCTAATGTATCCCTAGCTTCAGGCTCACCTGATACCAGGAGTAGGCCCTGTCAGCAGGGTTGGTGAGCACAGTGATGATCTTGGCTCGTGGCAGAAGGGCAGCCCCCCGACGTGGTACAACCTCTGAGTCAAAGTAGGTGGCacttttttcaaagagaaagtcAGTGCTGGCATTGGAAGGGACAGGGAAGAAGTCCATGTACCTAGGAAGtagcacagaggagaggcagagaatttgCAGCATGAAGGGGCCAGATACCTGCACTGGTGGAAGCTGGAATGAGGATTTGGAGGGAAGGGAATGTTCCTCTGAGAAGCATTACAAAGGGTCCCAGTCTCACCAATCAATACCCTTGTGGTAATTAGGGCCGTTGAAGAACTGAATCTCCTCAAAGGTGCTGGGGCTAGGGAAGCTGCTAGTCACAGCTGGGTGCAGGCTCAGGAAGAAGTGAATAGCTGTGGTCCCTAAATGGGAGAGAAGGTCGAGGCTATTTTGGGAAAGAAGCCAGATCAACAATATGAATTTTAAGGAGGTGAGAAAATAACCACTCTGAGTAGTAATATCCCCTTTGGACAAACTagagtgagagaaggaaaagacagtgAGACCCAGGGAAGTTAAAATAGTTCTCAGCCTTgactgcatcagaatcacttgtggatctttaaaaaaaacaaaccacagatgATTCTGATTCAGGATTAAGAATCACTGTCTCAAGAGACTGGATTAAGGAGAGGTGGGTATGAGAAGGGAATTCCTTGGCCAAAGAATCCTTTGGGCTTAAGGCAGGGCAAGAGAAGTTGGCTAAGGACGATTCACCTGTTTTCTGGGGTCCCACAATCAAGAACTTGGGTAGCCGATCACAGGTTTTCTCCTTGGACCAGATATCTTTGTGCCTCTTGTCATCACAGGGATTCTGAAGGTGAGGCCAAGAATCAgatgtttcatcttttcttcaactctctccacccccatcacGTCTCTGGTCAGCCTGAGCTCCAACCATACCTGCCAAAGGGGGCTTCGCTCTTGAGGGAACAGTTCAAAGTACTTTCGTGCAagagggacaggaggaagggTCTGTAGGCGCAGCCGTGTCCAGCATTGAAGGAAACGCACCAGGCTCTCAAAGGTATACAGGCCCAGCCGATCATTTCCATAATTTGACAGATGGGTCATAAAAATGCTGATCTGCAAGAGGGAGCCTGCGTGTCAGAATTAGAGAGCCTACCCCACCTCAGAATCAGGCTTGGTGAGCAAAGTTCCCAGCCTACATACACTTCAGCTCTCCAATCTTCTAGCCCTTCCTCTCAGCACCTTACCGGATTAAGCAGCACTGTCAGAAAGAGCTCTCCACCTCGGATGCTCCGGTCTAGTTCACGAGAGCCTCCAGGATATTCATTATAGAAGATTGTGTGAGTGAAGAGTCCACACGTCTGCCGTGGTAATAcctagaagaaggaaaaaacaaactaacatGAGATTTGAAAggcagaatgaaaaataaataagggacaAAAGACCTAAGGCATTAGGATTCCCTGGGTTTGTAAAGTACTGAGTTACACCAATAAAACTCTTACTATGTGCATTATGACTTTTCACCCCTTTACCCCCTATTATGTGAACTTGGACTGGCAGTTGAGAGGACACAGGTCAGTGCAGGTTGGTGGCTGTCTAAATGTAGGAGTTTGATTCAGGTTTGTATCAGGGGTCCCTCACCATAATGCCATTGTGAATGAAGCCACGGCGGTAGCGGGCAGGGCGGAGATGGGGATATTCCTCAGTGCTGGTCACCTGGATGCCCCACACAGATTTCCAGGCCTCATAGAGTTGCGTGTGGATGGGGTATACACCCGAGTGGTGGGGGGCCACAGCATACCCCAGATCCGTGGGAATCCCATGTTCCTGGGAATGGCATAGATTCTCACCAGGACCTGGTGAGGTTCAGGGAGTAGAGGGTAA
Protein-coding regions in this window:
- the ZSWIM8 gene encoding zinc finger SWIM domain-containing protein 8 isoform X4 — encoded protein: MELMFAEWEDGERFSFEDSDRFEEDSLCSFISEAESLCQNWRGWRKQSAGPNSPTGGGGGGGSGGTRMRDGLVIPLVELSAKQVAFHIPFEVVEKVYPPVPEQLQLRIAFWSFPENEEDIRLYSCLANGSADEFQRGDQLFRMRAVKDPLQIGFHLSATVVPPQMVPPKGAYNVAVMFDRCRVTSCSCTCGAGAKWCTHVVALCLFRIHNASAVCLRAPVSESLSRLQRDQLQKFAQYLISELPQQILPTAQRLLDELLSSQSTAINTVCGAPDPTAGPSASDQSTWYLDESTLTDNIKKTLHKFCGPSPVVFSDVNSMYLSSTEPPAAAEWACLLRPLRGREPEGVWNLLSIVREMFKRRDSNAAPLLEILTDQCLTYEQITGWWYSVRTSASHSSASGHTGRSNGQSEVAAHACASMCDEMVTLWRLAVLDPALSPQRRRELCAQLRQWQLKVIENVKRGQHKKTLERLFPGFRPAVEACYFNWEEAYPLPGVTYSGTDRKLALCWARALPPRPGASRSGGLEESRERPRSLPSEPAVRPKEPGAKRKGLGEGVPSSQRGPRRLSAEGGDKSLHKMGPGGGKAKALGGAGIGGKGSAGGGSKRRLSSEDSSLEPDLAEMSLDDSSLALGAEASTFGGFPESPPPCPPPGGSRGPSTFLPEPPDTYEEDGGVYFSEGPEPPTASAGPHGLLPGEVCTRDDLPSTDESGNGLPKTKEAATAVGEEDDDYQAYYLNAQDGAGGEEEKAEGGAGEEHDLFAGLKPLEQESRMEILFACAEALHAHGYSSEASRLTVELAQDLLANPPDLKVEPPPAKGKKNKVSTSRQTWVATNTLTKAAFLLTVLSERPEHHNLAFRVGMFALELQRPPASTKALEVKLAYQESEVAALLKKIPLGPSEMSTMRCRAEELREGTLCDYRPVLPLMLASFIFDVLCAPVVSPTGSRPPSRNWNNEMPGDEELGFEAAVAALGMKTTVSEAEHPLLCEGTRREKGDLALALMITYKDDQAKLKKILDKLLDRESQTHKPQTLSSFYSSSRPATASQRSPSKHGGPSAPGALQPLTPGSAGPPQPGNVAGAGPGPTEGFTEKNVPESSPHSPCEGLPSEAALTPRAEGKVPSRLALGSRGGYNGRGWGSPGRPKKKHTGMASIDSSAPETTSDSSPTLSRRPLRGGWAPTSWGRGQDSDSISSSSSDSLGSSSSSGSRRASASGGARAKTVEVGRYKGRRPESHAPHVPNQPSEAAAHFYFELAKTVLIKAGGNSSTSIFTHPSSSGGHQGPHRNLHLCAFEIGLYALGLHNFVSPNWLSRTYSSHVSWITGQAMEIGSAALTILVECWDGHLTPPEVASLADRASRARDSNMVRAAAELALSCLPHAHALNPNEIQRALVQCKEQDNLMLEKACMAVEEAAKGGGVYPEVLFEVAHQWFWLYEQTAGGSSTAREGATSCSASGIRAAGEAGRGLPEGRGGPGTEPVTVAAAAVTAAATVVPVISVGSSLYPGPGLGHGHSPGLHPYTALQPHLPCSPQYLTHPAHPAHPMPHMPRPAVFPVPSSAYPQGVHPAFLGAQYPYSVTPPSLAATAVSFPVPSMAPITVHPYHTEPGLPLPTSVALSSVHPASTFPAIQGASLPALTTQPSPLVSGGFPPPEEETHSQPVNPHSLHHLHAAYRVGMLALEMLGRRAHNDHPNNFSRSPPYTDDVKWLLGLAAKLGVNYVHQFCVGAAKGVLSPFVLQEIVMETLQRLSPAHAHNHLRAPAFHQLVQRCQQAYMQYIHHRLIHLTPADYDDFVNAIRSARSAFCLTPMGMMQFNDILQNLKRSKQTKELWQRVSLEMTTFSP